In Flavobacterium piscisymbiosum, the sequence AATTTTGCTAAAATTCAATTTAAGCTTCGTGTTTTCTCTGTAAATAGCTTTTTTTTTCATTAATTTGCTACATAAACAGCTAAAAAATATGAAAATACAATCTTCAAGAGCCTTATTAACCATGGCTTTGTTTGTTGGGATTTCTTCTGTTTGGGCACAACAAAAGCCTGCAACAACAGCAGTAACTCCAGTTAATAATTATAGTTATCATGATGCGTTTGGACCCCATTTTTACACAAAAAACGGGACTTCAACTCGTTCTGCAAGTGGTCAGCCGGGAGTTGAGTACTGGCAAAACAGAGCCGATTATCAAATTACGGCAAAACTAAATGCCACTACAAATGAAATTATTGGTACAGATGAAATTACATATACCAATAATAGCCCTGATAAATTAGGATTTTTATGGTTGAATTTAGACCAAAATTTATTCAAAGAAGATTCAAGAGGAAATGCAGTTGTGCCTTTAACAGGAAGCCGTAACGGTGCTCAGGGTCAGGTTTTTGAAGGAGGAAATAAAATCAAATCAGTTAGAGTAATTTCTGTTGGAAAGAAAAAAACTGATGTTGAAGCAAAATATGTAGTTACAGATACCAGAATGCAAATATTTCTTCCAGAAGAATTAGCATCAAAAGGAGGTACTGTAAAAGTTAAAATCGAATTTGCATTCACAGCTCCTTTTGAAGGATCAGACAGAATGGGAGTTTTAGAAACTAAAAATGGTAAAATTTTCACCATTGCACAATGGTATCCACGTATGTGTGTGTATGATGATGTAAGAGGCTGGAACACACATCCGTATTTGGGAGCATCTGAGTTTTACTTAGAATATGGTAATTTTGATGTAAAACTTACGGTACCTGCCAATCATTATGTTGTAGGTTCAGGAGAATTGATAAATGGGGCAGAAGTATTGCCGGCAGAAGTATTTAAACGTTATAAAGAAGCTGGTCAAAGTGATAAAACAGTTACGATTCGTTCTGCCGAAGAAGTTGCTGCAACAGCAACAGCAAATGCTACGGGTGAAAAAACATGGCATTATCAAATTAAAAATGCTCGTGATTTCTCTTGGGCATCATCTCCCGCTTTTGTTTTAGACGGAGCAAAAATCAATTTGCCAAGTGGTAAAAAATCATTGGCTCTATCTGCTTATCCTGTAGAAAGTGCAGGTCAAGGAGCTTACGGACGTTCTACTGAGTATGTAAAAGCAGCGATAGAACATTACTCTAAAACATGGTTTGAATATCCTTATCCGGCAGCGACAAATGTGGCAGGGAATGAAGGCGGAATGGAATATCCTGGAATTGTTTTTTGCAGCTGGGAATCAAAAGGTCAGGATTTATGGGGAGTTACAGATCATGAATTTGGGCATATCTGGTTTCCTATGATTGTAGGTTCAAACGAAAGATTATTTGGTTGGATGGATGAAGGTTTTAATACTTTTATTAATTCGCTAAGTACTGCCGATTTTAATAAAGGAGAATATGTAGAAGAACCTACAGATTTGCATAAATCAGCAGAATCATTTACCAGACCTGCTTTAGAAACGATTATGAGTTCGCCTGATAATATGAAAGAAGCTAATATTGGTATGTTGTGCTACTTTAAACCAAGCTCAGGATTGGTAATATTGAGAGAACAAATATTAGGAAAAGAGCGTTTTGATACTGCTTTCCGTACTTATATTGAGCGTTGGGCTTACAAACATCCTCAACCGGATGACTTTTTCAGATCTATGGAAAATGTAGCCGGAGAAGATTTAAGTTGGTTCTGGAGAAGTTGGTTCGTAAACAACTGGCGTTTTGATCAGGGAATTAATTC encodes:
- a CDS encoding M1 family metallopeptidase, with the protein product MKIQSSRALLTMALFVGISSVWAQQKPATTAVTPVNNYSYHDAFGPHFYTKNGTSTRSASGQPGVEYWQNRADYQITAKLNATTNEIIGTDEITYTNNSPDKLGFLWLNLDQNLFKEDSRGNAVVPLTGSRNGAQGQVFEGGNKIKSVRVISVGKKKTDVEAKYVVTDTRMQIFLPEELASKGGTVKVKIEFAFTAPFEGSDRMGVLETKNGKIFTIAQWYPRMCVYDDVRGWNTHPYLGASEFYLEYGNFDVKLTVPANHYVVGSGELINGAEVLPAEVFKRYKEAGQSDKTVTIRSAEEVAATATANATGEKTWHYQIKNARDFSWASSPAFVLDGAKINLPSGKKSLALSAYPVESAGQGAYGRSTEYVKAAIEHYSKTWFEYPYPAATNVAGNEGGMEYPGIVFCSWESKGQDLWGVTDHEFGHIWFPMIVGSNERLFGWMDEGFNTFINSLSTADFNKGEYVEEPTDLHKSAESFTRPALETIMSSPDNMKEANIGMLCYFKPSSGLVILREQILGKERFDTAFRTYIERWAYKHPQPDDFFRSMENVAGEDLSWFWRSWFVNNWRFDQGINSIKYVKNDPSKGVVITVENFDKMPMPVILDVKTKSGKVTRVKLPVEIWQRNNVWSFKHNSTEEIESITLDPDHVFPDNNESNNVWTSGNGKIEKDVILDGYLGTYSTTRAPLKIDFTEKNGTLNVEITNFPKFTVAPVENEKDTFQSTSAGLKFKFNEAKTGFDMIILGNGETIPFTKK